From a single Rhizobium lusitanum genomic region:
- a CDS encoding aldehyde dehydrogenase (NADP(+)), translating into MTQSFVISGDLLIGAESTGENKSVRAINPATGANLEPAFAIASEAEVARACALAAQAFDIYRATSPEARATFLETIATNILEIGDVLIERATEETGLPVARLQGERGRTVGQLRLFAQVVRSGEWLDLRVDPALPERKPLPRPDLRLRQIALGPVAVFGASNFPLAFSVAGGDTASALAAGCPVVVKGHLAHPGTGELVGRAIRAAVAACGLPEGTFSLLTGANETGAALVRNPHIKAVGFTGSRGGGLALGAIAAARPEPIPVYAEMSSVNPVFLFPAALAARAETIGTGFIDSLTLGAGQFCTNPGLVFAIDGLDLDRFVDAASAALTGRAPAPMLTPGIHAAFDNGVAALAGHEAVKTVAHGAPAEGVNRSPGIFFETDAEEFLADERLGHEVFGAASLLVRCKDIDQMIAVAEKLEGQLTATLQLDAGDHAIAAKLLPVLERKAGRILANGWPTGVEVSHAMVHGGPFPATSDSRTTSVGTLAIRRFLRPVSYQDIPEGLLPAELRDEGIKGLPHLLDGVRGGY; encoded by the coding sequence ATGACACAGTCTTTTGTGATTAGCGGCGATCTGCTGATCGGCGCGGAGTCGACCGGCGAAAACAAGTCCGTGCGCGCCATCAACCCGGCGACCGGCGCAAACCTGGAACCGGCCTTCGCGATTGCCAGCGAGGCGGAGGTTGCCCGCGCTTGCGCGTTGGCCGCCCAGGCATTCGATATCTATCGCGCCACCAGCCCGGAGGCGCGTGCGACGTTCCTGGAGACGATCGCGACCAATATTCTGGAGATCGGCGATGTGCTGATCGAGCGCGCTACGGAAGAGACCGGTCTGCCGGTCGCCCGTTTGCAGGGCGAGCGCGGCCGCACCGTCGGCCAGCTCCGCCTGTTCGCGCAAGTGGTTCGCTCCGGCGAATGGCTCGATCTGCGTGTCGATCCGGCATTGCCGGAACGCAAGCCACTGCCGCGCCCGGACCTGCGCCTGCGCCAGATCGCGCTCGGCCCCGTCGCCGTCTTCGGCGCCAGCAATTTTCCGCTCGCTTTCTCGGTTGCCGGTGGTGATACGGCCTCGGCGCTTGCAGCTGGCTGCCCTGTCGTCGTCAAGGGTCATCTCGCCCATCCGGGCACCGGCGAGCTGGTCGGCCGCGCCATCCGCGCCGCCGTTGCTGCCTGCGGCTTGCCGGAAGGCACCTTCTCGCTGCTGACCGGCGCCAACGAGACCGGCGCCGCGCTGGTGCGCAATCCGCATATCAAGGCGGTCGGCTTCACCGGCTCGCGTGGTGGTGGCCTGGCGCTCGGTGCCATCGCAGCGGCACGGCCCGAGCCGATCCCGGTCTATGCCGAGATGAGCAGCGTCAACCCGGTCTTCCTGTTTCCGGCAGCCCTTGCCGCCCGCGCTGAAACGATCGGCACGGGCTTCATCGATTCGCTGACGCTTGGCGCTGGCCAGTTCTGCACCAATCCGGGCCTGGTCTTCGCCATCGACGGCCTCGATCTCGACCGTTTCGTGGATGCCGCCAGCGCGGCGCTCACCGGCCGTGCACCGGCGCCGATGCTGACACCCGGCATCCATGCCGCTTTCGACAATGGTGTTGCGGCTCTTGCTGGCCATGAAGCGGTGAAGACGGTTGCTCATGGAGCGCCGGCGGAAGGCGTCAACCGTAGCCCCGGCATCTTCTTCGAAACTGACGCCGAGGAATTCCTCGCCGACGAGCGGCTCGGTCACGAGGTCTTCGGCGCCGCGAGCCTGCTGGTGCGCTGCAAGGATATCGACCAGATGATTGCGGTTGCCGAAAAGCTGGAAGGCCAGCTCACGGCAACCCTGCAGCTCGATGCCGGCGACCACGCCATTGCCGCCAAACTGCTGCCGGTGCTGGAACGCAAGGCCGGGCGCATTCTCGCCAATGGCTGGCCGACCGGCGTCGAAGTCAGCCACGCCATGGTGCATGGCGGCCCATTCCCGGCGACGTCGGACAGCCGTACCACCTCGGTCGGCACCCTTGCCATCCGCCGCTTCCTGCGCCCGGTGTCCTATCAGGATATTCCGGAAGGCTTGCTGCCGGCGGAATTGCGGGATGAAGGCATCAAGGGCCTGCCGCATCTGCTGGATGGCGTGCGCGGCGGCTATTGA
- a CDS encoding TetR/AcrR family transcriptional regulator translates to MSSTEDMEPASNSPPRRRLTREERHRQLLAVAWRVIREEGTEALTLGRLAERANITKPVVYDHYSTRPGLLAALYQDFDARQTTAMDAAILASKPTLTDRAAVIASAYVNCVLLQGREIPGVIAALAGSPELEKIKRDYETVFIEKCRIALAPFAKTGTIASAGLWAMLGAAEALSYAAATGDITAAEAQAELFETIVAMVARNI, encoded by the coding sequence ATGTCAAGCACCGAAGATATGGAGCCGGCTTCCAACTCGCCACCGCGTCGTCGGTTGACGCGGGAGGAGCGGCATCGTCAACTTCTGGCGGTCGCATGGCGGGTGATCCGCGAAGAGGGTACGGAAGCCCTGACGCTCGGGCGGCTTGCCGAGCGGGCCAATATCACCAAACCCGTCGTCTACGATCATTACAGCACGCGGCCGGGCCTGTTGGCTGCCCTTTACCAGGATTTCGACGCACGGCAGACGACGGCCATGGACGCCGCAATTCTAGCAAGCAAGCCGACCCTGACGGACAGGGCGGCAGTCATCGCCTCCGCCTATGTCAATTGCGTGCTGCTTCAGGGGCGCGAAATACCAGGCGTGATCGCGGCACTGGCCGGCTCACCGGAGCTCGAAAAGATCAAGCGTGACTATGAGACCGTGTTCATCGAGAAATGCCGGATCGCCCTCGCCCCGTTTGCAAAGACCGGTACCATCGCCTCCGCCGGCCTGTGGGCCATGCTCGGGGCGGCCGAGGCCCTGTCCTATGCCGCAGCGACTGGGGACATTACGGCTGCGGAAGCACAGGCCGAACTCTTCGAAACCATCGTCGCCATGGTCGCCAGAAACATCTGA
- a CDS encoding amino acid ABC transporter substrate-binding protein, whose protein sequence is MLAKCMRRLVLAGLALGIAAHVATAAQTLDLIAQKGTIRVGYITDEAPFSFKGKDGIPTGYTIDLCGKIADAVTHKLPQVKRDYVEITLADGFDAVKSGQIDLLCGAVTINLARRETVDFSQPIFLTGASALLRKDSPEYLQILFLDKRPTRATDTKSPSASIIGVRSATTTGATLREALGSDVPKTRVVDFPTHQDGLNALENHKIDAYFADRALLISLATHARTPSALAIGNRLFTHEPYGIALRRDDSAFRLLVDQTLTGFYQSDDFPQTLKTYFGDEGAVLRSEIMTQSIPE, encoded by the coding sequence ATGCTGGCGAAATGCATGAGACGGTTGGTTCTGGCAGGCCTCGCCCTTGGCATTGCGGCTCATGTAGCCACTGCCGCGCAAACACTCGACCTTATCGCGCAGAAGGGAACCATCCGGGTCGGCTATATCACCGACGAAGCCCCCTTCTCCTTCAAGGGGAAGGACGGCATTCCCACAGGATACACCATCGACCTCTGCGGCAAGATCGCCGATGCGGTGACGCATAAGCTTCCCCAGGTGAAGCGCGACTATGTTGAAATCACCCTTGCCGATGGCTTTGACGCGGTGAAAAGCGGCCAGATCGACCTTCTCTGCGGCGCCGTCACCATCAATCTTGCCCGGCGCGAGACCGTCGATTTCTCCCAGCCGATCTTCCTCACCGGCGCAAGCGCGCTGCTGCGCAAGGATTCGCCCGAATACCTGCAGATCCTCTTCCTCGACAAACGCCCGACCCGCGCCACCGACACGAAATCGCCCTCGGCCAGCATCATCGGCGTCCGCTCCGCCACCACGACCGGCGCAACGCTGCGCGAGGCACTCGGCTCTGACGTGCCCAAAACCCGCGTCGTCGATTTCCCCACGCATCAGGACGGACTGAACGCGCTCGAAAACCACAAGATCGACGCCTATTTCGCCGACCGCGCCCTCCTCATCAGCCTTGCTACGCATGCACGCACACCCTCGGCGCTGGCCATCGGAAACCGTCTGTTCACGCATGAACCCTACGGGATCGCCCTAAGGCGCGACGATTCCGCCTTCCGCCTCCTCGTGGACCAGACGCTCACCGGATTTTACCAATCCGATGATTTTCCACAAACGCTGAAGACCTATTTCGGGGATGAGGGGGCTGTTCTGCGCAGCGAGATCATGACGCAATCCATTCCGGAATAA
- a CDS encoding S10 family peptidase — MSFRQMVPGLALVFSLVSTLAFAAPPEPGHTGGGGGGSVLSLLPADAVSDHVLNADGKSIPYKATAGTLDLFGQDGARTAAIFYSAYVAKDRDANRPITFVFNGGPGAASAFLSLGLVGPRILDFGPDARDGANAKLVDNPQSWLNFTDLVLIDPIGTGWSRTVKPDDASDFYDVRSDADSLAKAIALYVAHNGRAASPKYILGESYGGFRSAKVATSLRREQGILLSGIVMLSPLIEGRLVFGANDLAFGAALELPSLAAAELERKNVFSEQGVPDAETFALNEYLPALAGPPPTGDAGRAFYGRVAKLTGIPEDVVARNQGFLGGVYQKHSDGTGADVASMYDASFLAPDPYPQSDAEHGGDPILDGFVRAYGGAFSSYARDELGFHTDITYTLLSSAVNEHWNWGGRKGGSRLSASATDDIKEMLSLVPSSRLLVAQGYSDIIIPFSVNKYVLDHMPPAFADRVALKLYRGGHMFYTRPTSREQFSEDAKAFFTTKPSTPPAVQSN; from the coding sequence ATGTCTTTTCGTCAGATGGTTCCGGGCCTTGCGCTGGTCTTTTCCCTTGTCTCGACGCTCGCCTTTGCCGCACCGCCGGAGCCGGGCCACACTGGCGGCGGGGGTGGCGGCAGCGTTCTTTCCCTGTTGCCGGCCGACGCGGTCAGCGATCATGTGCTGAATGCCGACGGCAAGAGTATTCCCTATAAGGCGACGGCCGGAACGCTCGATCTTTTTGGCCAGGATGGCGCGCGCACAGCGGCGATCTTCTACTCCGCCTATGTTGCCAAGGATCGTGATGCCAACAGGCCGATCACCTTCGTCTTCAATGGCGGGCCGGGTGCTGCCTCTGCCTTTCTTAGCCTCGGCCTCGTCGGCCCGCGTATCCTCGATTTTGGTCCGGACGCCCGCGATGGCGCCAATGCCAAGCTGGTGGACAATCCGCAGAGTTGGCTGAATTTTACCGATCTCGTCCTGATCGATCCGATCGGCACCGGCTGGAGCCGCACGGTCAAGCCGGATGACGCCAGTGATTTCTACGATGTGCGTTCGGATGCCGACAGCCTCGCCAAGGCGATTGCGCTGTACGTCGCCCACAATGGGCGGGCCGCCTCGCCAAAATATATTCTCGGCGAAAGCTATGGCGGGTTCCGTTCGGCAAAGGTCGCCACCAGCCTGCGGCGGGAGCAGGGCATCCTGCTTTCCGGCATCGTCATGTTGTCGCCGCTGATCGAGGGGCGGCTCGTCTTTGGGGCGAATGATCTGGCGTTCGGCGCAGCACTTGAATTGCCGTCGCTGGCCGCCGCCGAACTGGAGCGGAAAAATGTCTTCAGCGAGCAGGGGGTTCCCGACGCCGAGACATTTGCGCTGAACGAATATCTGCCGGCACTGGCTGGCCCGCCGCCGACCGGTGATGCCGGCCGCGCCTTCTATGGGCGCGTGGCTAAGCTGACCGGCATTCCCGAAGATGTCGTTGCCCGCAACCAGGGCTTTCTTGGTGGGGTCTACCAGAAACATTCCGATGGCACCGGCGCCGATGTCGCCAGTATGTACGATGCCTCGTTCCTGGCGCCCGATCCCTATCCCCAGTCGGATGCGGAGCATGGTGGCGATCCGATCCTGGATGGTTTCGTGCGCGCCTATGGTGGTGCTTTTTCCAGCTATGCGCGCGACGAACTCGGCTTCCATACCGACATAACCTATACGCTGCTATCGAGCGCCGTGAACGAGCATTGGAACTGGGGTGGCCGCAAAGGCGGCTCGCGGCTGAGTGCCAGCGCGACGGACGATATCAAGGAGATGCTGTCGCTGGTGCCATCTTCTCGGCTGCTGGTGGCGCAGGGTTACAGCGACATCATCATTCCCTTTAGCGTCAACAAATACGTACTCGACCATATGCCGCCAGCCTTTGCCGATCGCGTGGCGCTGAAGCTCTATCGCGGCGGACATATGTTCTACACGCGGCCGACGTCGCGCGAGCAGTTCAGCGAGGATGCCAAGGCATTTTTTACGACGAAGCCGTCGACACCGCCCGCGGTGCAATCGAATTAG
- a CDS encoding NAD(P)H-dependent oxidoreductase translates to MHALIVVAHPDQKSLSHSVAAHLAEGVSLAGEGDTFEIADLAAEAFDPRFTAADIALHLRQAPPATDVAAEQARIDRADALVLVYPVYWWSMPGLLKGWIDRVFTNGWAYDEGPDGKSEKKLRHLKVHLIAIGGASLRTYARHGYFGAMKTQIDHGIFDYCGARVVTSELLLGSEGQDVASHLKAALAVGRNLFHASKRTEAADAA, encoded by the coding sequence ATGCACGCGCTTATCGTTGTCGCGCATCCTGATCAAAAGTCGCTCAGCCACAGTGTCGCGGCGCATCTTGCCGAGGGCGTGTCCCTGGCCGGAGAGGGCGATACCTTCGAGATCGCCGATCTTGCGGCGGAGGCTTTCGATCCGCGATTCACCGCAGCTGATATCGCTCTCCATCTGAGACAGGCGCCGCCCGCCACCGATGTCGCCGCCGAACAGGCGAGGATCGATCGCGCCGATGCCCTCGTGCTGGTCTATCCCGTCTACTGGTGGTCGATGCCGGGGCTTCTCAAGGGATGGATCGATCGGGTGTTCACCAATGGCTGGGCCTATGACGAGGGTCCGGACGGAAAATCGGAGAAGAAGCTTCGCCATCTCAAGGTTCATCTGATCGCCATCGGCGGCGCCAGTCTGCGCACCTATGCGCGGCACGGCTATTTCGGCGCGATGAAGACGCAGATCGACCACGGGATCTTCGATTACTGTGGCGCGCGCGTCGTCACATCCGAGCTTCTGCTCGGATCAGAGGGGCAGGATGTGGCATCTCATCTGAAGGCGGCGCTCGCCGTCGGCCGCAATCTCTTTCATGCATCCAAGCGAACCGAGGCGGCGGATGCGGCGTGA
- a CDS encoding dienelactone hydrolase family protein — protein MKQDIEINTADGVAKASLFRPDNDASAERGVIFYMDAMGPRASLFGMAQRLADSGYTVLLPDLFYRFGDYGPFNGTAFGDPTSREVIMTMLRGTTQEMTKRDSAAFLDTLTTAGAKGPVGAVGYCMGGGRALAAAATYADRIAAAASFHGGNLASDTEDSPHRLAADIKARVYVGVAGVDTSFPPEQSARLAEALRIGGVDHAIENYVGMGHGWTVPDHGVYDETGAERHWKRLLNLFDETLS, from the coding sequence ATGAAGCAGGATATTGAAATCAATACCGCCGATGGCGTCGCCAAGGCATCGCTCTTCCGCCCCGACAATGATGCATCCGCCGAGCGCGGCGTCATCTTCTACATGGATGCCATGGGTCCCCGCGCGTCGCTCTTTGGCATGGCCCAGCGGCTTGCCGATTCCGGTTACACCGTGCTCTTGCCCGATCTCTTCTATCGCTTCGGCGACTATGGCCCGTTCAATGGTACAGCCTTTGGCGACCCGACCTCGCGCGAGGTAATCATGACGATGCTGCGTGGCACGACGCAGGAGATGACCAAGCGCGACAGCGCTGCCTTCCTCGATACGCTGACAACTGCCGGCGCCAAGGGTCCGGTCGGCGCTGTCGGCTATTGCATGGGCGGCGGACGCGCGCTGGCGGCCGCTGCCACTTATGCCGACCGTATCGCGGCGGCGGCAAGCTTCCACGGCGGCAATCTCGCCAGCGACACCGAAGACAGCCCGCATCGTCTTGCCGCCGACATCAAGGCGCGCGTCTATGTCGGCGTCGCCGGCGTCGATACCAGTTTTCCCCCGGAACAATCCGCCCGCCTCGCCGAGGCGCTACGGATCGGCGGCGTCGACCATGCGATCGAGAACTATGTCGGCATGGGCCATGGCTGGACCGTCCCCGACCACGGCGTCTACGACGAAACGGGCGCGGAACGGCATTGGAAACGCCTGCTGAACCTGTTCGACGAAACCCTGTCCTGA
- a CDS encoding cysteine hydrolase family protein has translation MKHFGSIMRNSGFAFGLGFIALSAVLSPLGASAASAQTVIDDWQKVKPPAAPELKPVTVDLKTTALLILDFNGAQDPTKGPCNKTTKPRCLASVPKVKAMLDEARAKGVFVVYSLAGKGEPQDIATDLAPLASDPIVKSGPDKFIGTNLRNILSDKGIQTVIVTGTASEGAVLDTATDAALNGMNIILPVDGMSSTELYAEQYVAWHMVNAPGVSQKTTLTRIDMIKF, from the coding sequence ATGAAACATTTCGGCAGCATTATGCGGAATTCGGGCTTTGCTTTCGGCTTGGGTTTCATCGCTCTCAGCGCGGTCCTGAGCCCTCTCGGCGCTTCGGCGGCGTCTGCCCAGACCGTCATCGATGATTGGCAGAAGGTGAAACCGCCGGCGGCGCCGGAGTTGAAGCCGGTGACGGTCGACCTCAAGACGACGGCGCTGCTGATCCTCGATTTCAACGGTGCGCAGGATCCGACCAAGGGACCGTGCAACAAGACTACCAAGCCGCGCTGCCTTGCCTCCGTGCCGAAGGTCAAGGCGATGCTGGACGAGGCACGCGCCAAGGGCGTGTTCGTTGTCTATAGCCTCGCCGGCAAGGGTGAGCCGCAGGATATCGCCACGGATCTGGCGCCGCTGGCAAGCGACCCGATCGTGAAATCTGGCCCGGACAAGTTCATCGGCACCAATCTCCGCAACATTCTCTCCGACAAGGGGATCCAGACGGTGATCGTCACGGGTACGGCGTCGGAAGGCGCGGTTCTTGATACTGCCACGGATGCGGCGCTAAACGGTATGAACATCATCTTGCCGGTGGACGGCATGTCGTCCACCGAGCTTTACGCCGAGCAATATGTGGCCTGGCATATGGTCAATGCGCCCGGCGTTTCGCAAAAGACGACGCTGACCCGGATCGACATGATCAAGTTCTAG
- a CDS encoding J domain-containing protein: protein MTLDSKIFVGLKSSRKKAAPQSEPTGPRCQWDGCEKNGPHRAPVGRDAEGLYLFFCLEHVKEYNKGYNFATDQSDKDIARYQKEAAMGGRPTWGTTVKQASETPMPSNVRSGSAQTLNARKTAAQRKAQKTDLQIRKLKVLEAKAFETLGLSPDATPEEIKSRYKERLKMHHPDANQGDRASEDELRASIEAHKILKLNGFC, encoded by the coding sequence ATGACGCTTGATTCGAAGATATTTGTTGGCCTTAAATCCTCTCGTAAGAAGGCTGCTCCGCAGAGCGAGCCCACCGGTCCCAGATGCCAATGGGACGGCTGCGAAAAGAATGGTCCACATCGCGCCCCGGTAGGGCGGGATGCCGAAGGCCTGTATCTGTTCTTCTGTCTTGAGCACGTGAAGGAGTATAATAAGGGATACAATTTCGCGACGGATCAATCTGACAAGGACATTGCCCGCTATCAGAAGGAAGCCGCCATGGGCGGCCGTCCGACCTGGGGCACCACCGTCAAACAGGCTTCCGAAACTCCGATGCCGTCCAATGTCCGTTCCGGTTCTGCACAGACATTGAATGCCCGCAAAACTGCCGCACAGCGCAAGGCGCAAAAGACCGATTTGCAGATACGCAAACTCAAGGTGCTGGAAGCCAAGGCATTTGAGACACTCGGTCTTTCGCCGGATGCGACGCCGGAGGAAATTAAAAGCCGCTATAAGGAAAGGCTCAAAATGCACCATCCGGATGCCAACCAGGGCGATCGCGCATCCGAGGACGAGCTTCGAGCATCGATCGAAGCACATAAGATCCTTAAGCTGAACGGATTTTGCTGA
- a CDS encoding helix-turn-helix domain-containing protein, translated as MKIGNRQWHRPQRGWRLLAWGVATMLQGAGSEDYFRLSAPVRPLRAILCKNGIDIDCPEAPAFVLGLQGQQPAPHQVKLVECLVPVIPFPHGMIVLARLILDPPAETDDKETISLYVSRHSFDRIAELSLTPGCAAGDTVLENLLSRLIPAIEQSDRANPLLLDPIGKAFSAHIAERYGRVLAAKSAIIGGLTPWQLRRARDTINARLDRDVSLAQLASDCGLSTSHFARAFARSTGIPPHRWLMQRRVDRAKELMRKGTPLAEIALMCGFSDQSHLTRVFSQSEGLTPGRWRESQGPAAFDMRPIALGEA; from the coding sequence GTGAAAATTGGTAATCGTCAGTGGCATCGGCCCCAGAGGGGCTGGCGGTTGTTGGCTTGGGGCGTGGCAACGATGCTGCAAGGTGCGGGGTCCGAAGACTATTTCAGGCTGAGCGCGCCGGTGCGTCCTCTTCGCGCTATCCTCTGCAAAAATGGAATTGATATCGACTGTCCCGAGGCGCCCGCTTTCGTGCTTGGGCTGCAAGGTCAGCAACCGGCGCCGCACCAGGTCAAGCTTGTCGAATGCCTCGTTCCGGTCATTCCCTTTCCCCACGGCATGATCGTGCTTGCCCGCCTGATCCTCGACCCACCTGCGGAGACGGATGACAAGGAGACGATCAGCCTCTATGTGTCACGCCACAGCTTCGACCGGATTGCCGAACTTTCGCTTACGCCCGGTTGCGCTGCCGGCGATACCGTCCTTGAAAACCTGTTGTCCCGCCTGATCCCAGCTATCGAACAATCGGACCGTGCAAACCCTTTGCTGCTCGATCCCATCGGCAAGGCCTTCAGCGCACATATCGCGGAGCGCTATGGCCGTGTCCTGGCAGCGAAATCCGCCATTATCGGCGGGCTGACACCATGGCAGCTGCGCCGCGCCCGCGATACGATCAATGCCCGGCTGGATCGGGATGTGTCTCTGGCACAGTTGGCCAGTGACTGCGGCCTTTCCACCAGCCATTTCGCCCGCGCCTTTGCGCGCAGCACAGGCATCCCGCCGCATCGCTGGCTGATGCAGCGCCGCGTCGACCGCGCCAAGGAACTGATGCGCAAGGGAACGCCGCTTGCCGAAATCGCACTGATGTGCGGCTTCTCGGATCAGAGCCATTTGACGCGCGTCTTCTCGCAATCCGAAGGCCTCACGCCGGGACGGTGGCGGGAATCGCAGGGACCGGCAGCCTTCGATATGAGACCGATCGCATTGGGCGAGGCATGA
- a CDS encoding mechanosensitive ion channel family protein: MSIALLADPIVQFCILVVIGTFVSRFLLRHRRAGRLIGQIAFFISLTALLLYHGIVPYEQSPPQETVTLRVFIGFAKIVWWINGAWVLVAFVRLFLIFERKPREGRLLQDVVVGIIYLGAILSVVADVFSVPIGTLIATSGVFAIILGLALQSTLSDVFSGLALNLGRPYSIGDWVVLDNDIQGRVVETNWRATHLLNGTNDLVVIPNSTLAKTRITNLSSPDESHGVTITVRVQPTTQPNVIAEVMRNVLISCNAIQKTPEPSVMVDSIDAQAVELQLTFRIRDISQTTAAKNELYDLIYRHSKAGGLKLADPPGAIIMPSEERAETAASIAQHPGTPWRLLNNIPLFSSLTEDEKEHLATHMQRHTYRKDTVIAEQGTRLRALTIVRSGVVNITRKDAQQQIELTRLAPGDYFGEAGLLMDTGEVGTIKALTFVVTYEIGEDCLAPLLHDRPSLAEELGAILSKRIEAEHHLFGASNMLVNGAPVSSLSARIKHLFQIQHD; the protein is encoded by the coding sequence ATGTCCATTGCACTTCTAGCCGATCCCATCGTCCAGTTCTGCATCCTGGTGGTCATCGGCACATTCGTCAGCCGCTTCCTGCTTCGCCACCGACGCGCCGGCCGGCTGATCGGGCAGATCGCCTTTTTCATCAGCCTGACCGCGCTGCTGCTCTATCACGGCATCGTGCCCTATGAGCAAAGCCCGCCGCAGGAAACGGTGACGTTGCGCGTCTTCATCGGCTTCGCCAAGATCGTCTGGTGGATCAATGGTGCCTGGGTGCTGGTCGCCTTCGTCCGCCTGTTTCTGATCTTCGAACGTAAGCCGCGCGAAGGCCGGCTGCTTCAGGACGTGGTTGTCGGCATCATCTATCTCGGGGCCATCCTCTCCGTCGTCGCCGATGTCTTCAGCGTCCCCATCGGCACGCTGATCGCCACCTCCGGCGTCTTCGCCATCATTCTCGGCCTGGCGCTGCAAAGCACGCTCAGCGATGTCTTCTCCGGCCTGGCACTCAATCTCGGCCGGCCCTATTCCATCGGCGATTGGGTGGTGCTCGACAACGATATTCAGGGCCGGGTCGTCGAGACCAACTGGCGGGCCACGCATCTGCTCAACGGCACCAACGACCTCGTCGTCATTCCGAACAGCACCCTTGCCAAGACGCGGATCACCAATCTCTCCAGCCCGGACGAAAGCCACGGCGTCACCATCACCGTGCGCGTACAGCCGACTACCCAGCCGAACGTCATCGCCGAGGTAATGCGCAATGTTCTGATCAGCTGCAACGCGATCCAGAAGACGCCCGAGCCCAGCGTGATGGTCGATTCGATTGACGCGCAAGCCGTGGAGCTGCAACTGACCTTCCGCATCCGCGACATATCGCAGACGACTGCCGCCAAGAACGAACTTTACGATCTCATCTACCGCCATTCGAAAGCCGGCGGCCTGAAGCTCGCCGACCCTCCCGGTGCGATCATCATGCCATCGGAAGAGCGGGCAGAGACGGCGGCCAGCATCGCCCAGCATCCGGGCACGCCCTGGCGGCTGCTCAACAATATCCCGCTGTTTTCGTCGCTGACCGAAGACGAGAAGGAACACCTCGCAACGCATATGCAGCGCCACACCTATCGCAAGGACACCGTTATCGCCGAGCAGGGAACCCGGCTGCGGGCCCTGACGATCGTGCGCTCCGGTGTTGTCAACATCACCCGCAAGGACGCGCAGCAACAAATCGAGCTGACACGGCTCGCCCCCGGCGACTACTTCGGTGAAGCCGGCCTGCTGATGGACACCGGCGAAGTCGGCACGATCAAGGCACTGACCTTCGTCGTCACCTACGAGATCGGCGAGGATTGCCTGGCCCCCCTGCTGCACGACCGGCCCTCCCTCGCCGAGGAACTGGGGGCCATCCTCTCAAAACGCATCGAGGCCGAACACCACCTCTTCGGCGCCAGCAACATGCTGGTCAACGGCGCTCCCGTCAGCTCGCTGAGCGCCCGCATCAAGCACCTGTTTCAGATACAGCACGATTAG
- a CDS encoding 3-hydroxyacyl-CoA dehydrogenase, which yields MSEAEARTPATSSENIERLFFLDINDGRILSSAIDGNDLQLIIQRPGRSPDGILVDSENGWLYWTEMGTDYNAHDGSIERIDLDGRNHVTLIAPGSTLVTPKQIQIDYGNAKLYWCDREGMRVMRANIDGSDIETLVQNGDSPSDSADIARWCVGIALDLPLGQIYWTQKGPSDAGLGRIFRAGINIPEGETATSRSDIEVLLDKLPEPIDLELDLATRTIYWTDRGNLPRGNTVNRAEMDDLAATSEVVLEGLDEGIGLSLDLPNNRMFFTDIGGNLYSAGLDGAGERELLHHAGSFTGIVYAVV from the coding sequence ATGTCTGAAGCAGAAGCACGGACGCCTGCCACTTCCTCTGAAAATATCGAACGACTGTTCTTCCTCGACATCAATGACGGCCGAATTCTCTCCTCCGCCATCGACGGCAACGACCTCCAGCTGATCATCCAGCGGCCCGGCCGCAGCCCGGACGGCATTCTCGTCGACAGCGAAAACGGCTGGCTTTACTGGACGGAAATGGGCACCGACTACAACGCCCATGACGGCTCGATCGAGCGTATCGATCTCGACGGCCGCAACCATGTGACGCTGATTGCGCCCGGCAGCACGCTGGTGACGCCGAAGCAGATCCAGATCGATTACGGCAACGCCAAACTCTACTGGTGCGACCGCGAGGGCATGCGGGTGATGCGCGCCAATATCGACGGCTCCGACATTGAAACTCTCGTGCAGAACGGCGACAGCCCTTCCGACAGCGCCGATATCGCACGCTGGTGCGTCGGCATCGCGCTCGACCTGCCGCTCGGACAGATCTACTGGACGCAGAAGGGTCCGTCGGACGCTGGCCTGGGCCGCATCTTCCGCGCCGGCATCAACATTCCCGAAGGCGAGACGGCGACGAGCCGCAGCGATATCGAAGTCCTACTCGACAAGCTGCCGGAGCCGATCGACCTCGAACTCGATCTCGCCACCCGCACCATCTACTGGACCGATCGCGGCAATCTTCCGCGCGGGAATACCGTCAACCGCGCCGAGATGGACGATCTCGCGGCAACCTCCGAAGTCGTCCTCGAGGGCCTCGACGAAGGCATCGGCCTGTCGCTCGACCTGCCGAACAACCGCATGTTCTTCACCGACATCGGCGGCAATCTCTATTCAGCAGGGCTCGACGGCGCGGGTGAACGTGAGCTGCTGCATCATGCGGGATCGTTCACGGGGATTGTTTACGCGGTGGTTTGA